From a region of the Triticum aestivum cultivar Chinese Spring chromosome 7D, IWGSC CS RefSeq v2.1, whole genome shotgun sequence genome:
- the LOC123165583 gene encoding probable sulfate transporter 3.4, with protein sequence MVVNNKVETLAFDLEAGHGPGAKAPPPADSGARQQQQRQAPAGMVQVELHKVSAPERRTTARALGQRLAEIFFPDDPLHQFKNQSLARKLVLALQYFFPIFHWGSNYSLRLLRSDAVAGLTIASLAIPQGISYAKLANLPPIIGLYSSFVPPLIYALLGSSRDLAVGPVSIASLVMGSMLREAVAPEQQPILYLQLAFTATFFAGVFQASLGFLRLGFIVDFLSKATLTGFMGGAAVIVSLQQLKGLLGIVHFTTHMGFVDVMASVVRRHSEWQWQTIVMGVAFLAILLGTRQISARNPRLFWVSAAAPLTSVIASTIISYLCRGHGISIIGDLPRGVNPPSMNMLVFSGSYVALAVKTGIMTGILSLTEGIAVGRTFASINNYNVDGNKEMMAIGVMNMAGSCASCYVTTGSFSRSAVNYSAGCRTAVSNIVMASAVLVTLLFLMPLFHYTPNVILSAIIITAVAGLIDVRGAAKLWKVDKLDFCACVAAFLGVLLVSVQVGLSIAVGISLFKILLQVTRPNTVVMGLVPGTQSYRSMAQYREAVRVPPFLVVGVESAIYFANSTYLVERIMRYLREEEERAAKANLCGVRCIVLDMSAVTAIDTSGLDALAEMKRVLDKRGIDLVLANPVGSVTERMYNSVVGETFGSDRIFFSVAEAVAAAPYKAQP encoded by the exons ATGGTGGTGAACAACAAGGTGGAGACCCTGGCGTTCGACCTGGAGGCGGGGCACGGGCCCGGGGCgaaggcgccgccgccggcggacTCGGGCGCGcgtcagcagcagcagcggcaggcgCCGGCGGGGATGGTGCAGGTGGAGCTGCACAAGGTGTCGGCGCCGGAGCGCCGGACGACGGCGCGGGCGCTGGGGCAGCGGCTGGCGGAGATCTTCTTCCCCGACGACCCCCTGCACCAGTTCAAGAACCAGTCGCTCGCCCGGAAGCTGGTGCTCGCGCTGCAGTACTTCTTCCCCATCTTCCACTGGGGCTCCAActacagcctccgcctcctccgctcCGACGCCGTCGCCGGCCTCACCATTGCCAGCCTCGCCATCCCACAG GGCATCAGCTACGCCAAGCTCGCCAACCTGCCGCCCATCATCGGCCTAT ATTCGAGCTTCGTGCCGCCGTTGATCTACGCGCTGCTGGGGAGCTCGCGGGACCTGGCGGTGGGCCCGGTGTCGATCGCGTCGCTGGTGATGGGGTCCATGCTccgggaggcggtggcgccggaGCAGCAGCCCATCCTGTACCTCCAGCTGGCCTTCACCGCCACCTTCTTCGCCGGCGTCTTCCAGGCCTCCCTGGGCTTCCTCCGCCTGGGCTTCATCGTCGACTTCCTCTCCAAGGCCACGCTCACCGGGTTCatgggcggcgccgccgtcatcgTGTCCCTGCAGCAGCTCAAGGGCCTCCTCGGCATCGTCCACTTCACCACCCACATGGGCTTCGTCGACGTCATGGCCTCCGTCGTCCGCCGCCACAGCGAGTGGCAGTGGCAGACCATCGTCATGGGCGTCGCCTTCCTCGCCATCCTCCTCGGCACACGCCAGATC AGCGCTCGGAATCCGAGGCTTTTCTGGGTGTCGGCGGCGGCTCCCCTGACGTCGGTGATCGCCTCCACCATCATCTCCTACTTGTGCAGAGGCCACGGCATCAGCATC ATCGGCGACCTCCCGAGGGGAGTGAACCCTCCATCCATGAACATGCTCGTCTTCAGCGGCTCCTACGTCGCCCTGGCCGTCAAGACCGGGATCATGACCGGCATCCTGTCCCTCACC GAGGGGATCGCGGTGGGCCGGACGTTCGCGTCGATCAACAACTACAACGTGGACGGGAACAAGGAGATGATGGCGATCGGGGTGATGAACATGGCGGGGTCCTGCGCCTCCTGCtacgtcaccacgggctccttctccCGCTCCGCCGTCAACTACAGCGCCGGCTGCCGGACGGCGGTGTCGAACATCGTCATGGCCTCCGCCGTCCTGGTCACGCTGCTCTTCCTGATGCCGCTGTTCCACTACACGCCCAACGTGATCCTGtcggccatcatcatcaccgccgtGGCCGGGCTGATCGACGTCCGCGGCGCCGCCAAGCTGTGGAAGGTGGACAAGCTGGACTTCTGCGCGTGCGTGGCCGCCTTCCTCGGCGTGCTCCTCGTGTCCGTCCAGGTCGGGCTGTCCATCGCCGTGGGCATCTCGCTGTTCAAGATCCTGCTGCAGGTGACCCGGCCCAACACCGTCGTCATGGGGCTGGTCCCCGGCACGCAGAGCTACCGCAGCATGGCGCAGTACCGCGAGGCCGTGCGCGTGCCGCCGTTCCTCGTCGTCGGCGTCGAGTCGGCCATCTACTTCGCCAACTCCACCTACCTGGTGGAGCGGATCATGCGGTACCtccgcgaggaggaggagcgcgccgcCAAGGCCAACCTCTGCGGCGTCCGCTGCATCGTCCTCGACATGAGCG CGGTGACGGCGATCGACACGAGCGGGCTGGACGCGCTGGCGGAGATGAAGCGGGTGCTGGACAAGCGGGGCATCGACCTGGTGCTGGCGAACCCGGTGGGGTCGGTGACGGAGAGGATGTACAACTCGGTGGTGGGGGAGACGTTCGGGTCGGACCGCATCTTCTTCAGCGTCGCCGAGGCCGTCGCGGCGGCGCCGTACAAGGCGCAGCCCTGA